From the genome of Streptomyces sp. NBC_01260, one region includes:
- a CDS encoding PP2C family protein-serine/threonine phosphatase: MNRRRPPRSASAEELLTTLQHLTSRARREVELHQARVELAEALQREMLPSSLPALPGLQTAARYTPARSGLDIGGDWYDGFQLPDGSLAFAIGDVQGHDVEAAAFMGQIRIAMRALAVIAADPGEVVRRTNDLLLSVDSGLLATCTFVRMDPFTRELRSARAGHVAAVWATADGRSGTTEDEGGLPLGIQTGEEYPVTARRLTTAGTFVLLTDGVIEGPSYSIDEGLDAVVRLVRSRVGDDADELADAILETAERTGHKDDAAVLVLRHDAFPAAPG; encoded by the coding sequence ATGAACCGGCGTCGTCCTCCCCGCTCGGCCAGTGCCGAGGAATTGCTGACCACGCTCCAGCACCTCACCTCCCGGGCACGCCGCGAGGTGGAGCTTCATCAGGCGCGGGTAGAGCTGGCCGAGGCGCTTCAGCGCGAGATGCTCCCCTCGTCCCTGCCCGCCCTGCCGGGGCTGCAGACCGCTGCCCGCTACACGCCCGCGCGCAGCGGTCTGGACATCGGGGGCGACTGGTACGACGGCTTCCAGCTGCCGGACGGTTCGCTCGCGTTCGCCATCGGGGACGTGCAGGGACACGATGTCGAGGCGGCGGCCTTCATGGGCCAGATCCGGATCGCGATGCGCGCCCTGGCCGTCATCGCGGCCGATCCGGGCGAAGTGGTGCGGCGGACCAATGACCTGCTGCTGTCCGTGGACTCCGGCCTCCTCGCCACCTGCACCTTCGTCCGGATGGACCCGTTCACCCGGGAACTCCGGAGTGCCCGCGCGGGGCATGTCGCCGCGGTGTGGGCCACGGCGGACGGGCGGTCGGGCACCACCGAGGACGAGGGCGGTCTGCCGCTCGGCATCCAGACCGGCGAGGAGTACCCGGTCACCGCCCGGCGGCTCACGACCGCCGGCACCTTCGTGCTGCTCACCGACGGAGTGATCGAGGGGCCGTCCTACTCGATCGACGAGGGGCTGGACGCGGTGGTCCGCCTGGTGCGCTCCCGGGTCGGCGACGACGCGGACGAACTGGCCGACGCGATCCTGGAGACGGCGGAGCGCACCGGGCACAAGGACGACGCCGCCGTGCTCGTCCTGCGCCACGACGCGTTCCCCGCCGCCCCCGGATGA
- a CDS encoding DUF1876 domain-containing protein yields MSRTLEWTVHVDLSEEDGATKAEAVLDTGTAKLTGHGVARCSPQDPDVPTIGDELAASRAMRDVAAQLMSVADRELGEAGAGPADGPVPPPYAWSDATA; encoded by the coding sequence ATGAGCCGGACGTTGGAATGGACGGTCCACGTGGACCTGTCCGAGGAGGACGGCGCGACGAAGGCGGAGGCGGTGCTCGACACCGGCACGGCGAAACTCACCGGCCACGGCGTCGCCCGCTGCAGCCCACAGGACCCGGACGTCCCCACCATCGGTGACGAACTCGCGGCGAGCCGTGCGATGCGCGATGTCGCGGCCCAGCTGATGAGCGTGGCCGACCGCGAACTCGGAGAGGCCGGCGCGGGGCCCGCGGACGGGCCGGTGCCGCCGCCGTACGCCTGGTCGGACGCGACGGCCTGA
- a CDS encoding DUF6629 family protein, translated as MCWSATADLVAGTAVAAIGVACVLRTRRTRDLPLAALPLLLGAHQIIESAVWRADGGTGPATVAWAVIALPLLALWVPVGVLCAAPPNARRRLLVPLAAGAATSAALGYSLAVRPVTAQIRGHTLGYVLDLPRPGLLIAGYLLATVGSLLLSGDRWLRWLGALAGTGAAVCAALWRLEFISTWCAFAAVCSVVLLGWSGRRRPAEAAVPAGP; from the coding sequence ATGTGCTGGAGCGCGACCGCCGATCTTGTCGCGGGCACCGCAGTGGCCGCGATCGGCGTGGCCTGCGTCCTGCGGACGCGCCGGACCCGGGACCTGCCGCTCGCCGCGCTCCCGCTGCTGCTGGGCGCCCATCAGATCATCGAGTCCGCGGTCTGGCGCGCGGACGGCGGCACCGGCCCGGCGACCGTGGCCTGGGCCGTCATCGCACTGCCGCTGCTGGCGCTGTGGGTACCGGTGGGTGTGCTGTGCGCGGCGCCGCCGAACGCCCGGCGTCGTCTGCTGGTGCCCCTGGCGGCCGGAGCCGCGACGTCCGCCGCCCTCGGGTACAGCCTGGCCGTCCGGCCCGTGACCGCGCAGATCCGGGGGCACACCCTGGGCTATGTGCTCGATCTGCCGCGTCCGGGGCTGCTCATCGCGGGCTACCTCCTGGCCACCGTCGGATCGCTGCTGCTGTCCGGCGACCGGTGGCTGCGGTGGCTCGGGGCGCTGGCCGGGACCGGGGCCGCGGTCTGCGCCGCCCTGTGGCGGCTGGAGTTCATCTCGACCTGGTGCGCGTTCGCCGCCGTGTGCTCGGTGGTCCTGCTCGGCTGGTCCGGGAGGCGCCGCCCCGCCGAGGCGGCCGTACCTGC